One region of Danio aesculapii chromosome 7, fDanAes4.1, whole genome shotgun sequence genomic DNA includes:
- the LOC130232693 gene encoding aerolysin-like protein: MAYPTTVGQCGSGGGTPFSFTGESNGASLQRIWVWVGGWQVKGVRAWLTDGREKTFGEPYGSHQEYVFSPGECFTSLSLWGNGAGTRLGAIKFKTNKRGEFFAHMTDWGLKTEYPMDVGSGFCLGIIGRSSTDIDLMGFVFLNAVQSTVLTNVNYPTINQLIPKVAMEEIKSITCKNESSATQHQTIESSKKVIKTSSWSESSSFSSTFSMEVKAGIPEVVEVSTGYSATVGAESTYGMEETEERNETLTTAVEVPSKKKVEVHITIGRATFDLPYTGTVKITCKNGSELKYETKGQYKGVTYTDIKVNTVEKDL, translated from the coding sequence ATGGCCTACCCAACAACAGTAGGGCAATGTGGTAGTGGAGGAGGTACCCCGTTTTCATTTACTGGTGAAAGTAATGGTGCCAGTTTGCAGAGGATCTGGGTTTGGGTGGGAGGATGGCAGGTCAAGGGTGTCAGGGCCTGGCTTACAGATGGTAGAGAGAAAACCTTCGGAGAACCATATGGATCCCATCAAGAGTATGTGTTTTCACCTGGTGAGTGTTTCACCTCACTGTCTCTCTGGGGGAACGGAGCAGGAACACGCCTGGGGGCCATCAAATTCAAGACCAACAAGCGTGGAGAATTTTTTGCACACATGACAGACTGGggtttaaaaacagaatatccCATGGATGTCGGCTCTGGATTTTGTCTTGGCATTATTGGAAGATCAAGTACAGACATCGACCTCATGGGGTTCGTGTTTCTCAATGCAGTTCAGTCAACAGTTCTCACCAATGTCAACTATCCCACCATCAACCAGCTGATCCCAAAGGTGGCTATGGAAGAGATCAAGTCGATCACTTGTAAGAACGAATCCTCAGCTACTCAACACCAAACAATTGAAAGCTCAAAGAAAGTGATTAAAACATCTTCATGGTCTGAGAGTTCCAGCTTCTCATcaacattcagtatggaggtgaAGGCTGGGATTCCCGAAGTTGTAGAAGTTTCGACAGGATACAGTGCTACTGTTGGAGCTGAAAGCACCTATGGTATGGAGGAGACGGAGGAGAGAAATGAAACTCTGACCACCGCTGTTGAAGTCCCATCAAAGAAGAAGGTGGAAGTTCACATCACCATTGGCAGAGCCACTTTTGACCTGCCGTACACTGGCACAGTGAAGATCACTTGCAAGAATGGCAGTGAGTTAAAGTATGAAACCAAGGGCCAATACAAAGGCGTCACTTACACTGATATCAAAGTGAATACGGTTGAAAAAGATCTGTAA